A stretch of the Dioscorea cayenensis subsp. rotundata cultivar TDr96_F1 chromosome 4, TDr96_F1_v2_PseudoChromosome.rev07_lg8_w22 25.fasta, whole genome shotgun sequence genome encodes the following:
- the LOC120259241 gene encoding LOW QUALITY PROTEIN: kinesin-like protein KIN-5C (The sequence of the model RefSeq protein was modified relative to this genomic sequence to represent the inferred CDS: deleted 1 base in 1 codon) produces MASRHEKDKAVNVQVLLRCRPFSDDELRNNAPQVVTCNDFQREVAVSQSIAGKQIDRVFTFDKVFGPSAKQKDLYDQAVVPIVNEVLEGFNCTIFAYGQTGTGKTYTMEGECRRAKSGPKGQLPPDAGVIPRAVKQIFDTLESQNAEYSVKVTFLELYNEEITDLLAPEELSKIALEEKQKKPLPLMEDGKGGVLVRGLEEEIVTSADEIFSLLERGSAKRRTAETLLNKQSSRSHSLFSITIHIKEATPEGEELIKCGKLNLVDLAGSENISRSGAREGRAREAGEINKSLLTLGRVITALVEHLGHIPYRDSKLTRLLRDSLGGRTKTCIIATVSPSVHCLEETLSTLDYAHRAKNIKNRPEVNQKMMKSTLIKDLYGEIDRLKAEVYAAREKVGVYMPKERYYQEESERKAMADQIEQMGVLIENNQKQLEALQDKYNAQLQQSEDLSKKLEAAEKSLEHTSKLLATSKENLRHAQYSLKEKDFIVSEQKKAESALAQQAHTLQSQLEKSISDNTSLFSKIAREDKLNTANRSVVNNFHVDLSEKIRALCGTVVTSLEQQNKHLQCVENLCESCLEFHDKAFSELKKKVTTSRTLYNSHMEAVQNIVRLHNASTNASLEEILSLTSGNFCSIDQLLTLGSGEANLIFEDLHGALSSHRGEIAHFAHELRERFHNILDRTKQMSSFVVGLLGMLGKEVKDLENHSSHAHEVQAKSIADFQKEYEDQSKRESENLLANIKNLVSEHMHRQKELVGIRLNSLRDAAVENKGFLEGYISIMEGVTTDAKRKWEEFSIKAENDSKDGSDFSAAKHCRMEQQLQQCVNAVDAASEQWKKSHAAVSELSNKHTQEMEALVRSAIEINEQHDAEVSSAREAVEEDVMKSNKELLGHFESVLEHERECKSEVLAAVEAHSGTLRQLHEAHNNQAEVIQRNAHDTFQDRYMDYEPSGETPIRSEPELPSKAAIESLRAMPIDSLMEEFRENNPYESGKEKASLIPRSPLIQLN; encoded by the exons ATGGCATCTAGGCATGAGAAGGATAAGGCTGTGAACGTGCAGGTCCTTCTCCGTTGCAG GCCTTTCAGCGATGACGAGCTGAGGAATAATGCGCCGCAAGTGGTGACCTGCAATGATTTCCAGAGGGAGGTTGCAGTTTCCCAATCGATTGCTGGGAAACAGATCGATAGGGTTTTCACATTCGACAAG GTATTTGGCCCTTCAGCCAAGCAGAAAGATCTCTATGATCAAGCAGTAGTTCCTATTGTAAATGAAGTTTTGGAGGGATTTAATTGTACCATATTTGCCTATGGTCAAACTGGCACTGGGAAAACCTATACAATGGAAGGTGAATGCAGAAGAGCTAAG AGTGGACCCAAAGGTCAGTTGCCTCCTGATGCCGGTGTTATACCTAGGGCTGTAAAACAGATTTTTGATACATTAGAGAGTCAAAATGCAGAATATAGTGTCAAGGTTACCTTTCTAGAACTATATAATGAAGAAATTACTGATTTGCTTGCTCCGGAAGAGTTGTCAAAAATTGCTCTTGAGGAGAAGCAGAAGAAGCCACTGCCTCTAATGGAAGATGGCAAAGGAGGTGTTCTAGTAAGAGGCCTTGAGGAAGAAATAGTAACCAGTGCTGATGAGATATTTTCTCTTTTGGAGAGGGGTTCTGCAAAACGTCGCACTGCTGAAACACTGCTGAACAAGCAATCTAG TCGGTCACATTCTTTATTCTCCATTACTATTCACATTAAAGAGGCAACACCTGAAGGTGAAGAACTTATTAAATGTGGCAAGCTAAATCTTGTTGATCTTGCCGGATCTGAGAATATTTCCAGATCTGGTGCTAGGGAG GGTCGTGCAAGAGAAGCAGGTGAGATAAACAAGAGCCTTCTTACTCTTGGTCGGGTTATCACTGCACTTGTGGAGCACCTTGGACACATCCCATACAG GGATAGCAAGCTAACACGTTTGCTTCGTGACTCATTGGGTGGGAGGACTAAGACATGCATCATTGCCACGGTTTCACCATCTGTACACTGTCTTGAGGAAACTCTCAGCACACTGGATTATGCGCACAGGGCAAAGAATATAAAGAACAGGCCTGAG GTCAAccaaaaaatgatgaaatcaaCATTAATCAAAGACCTTTACGGGGAAATTGACAGGCTTAAAGCAG agGTATATGCTGCACGTGAGAAAGTTGGAGTGTACATGCCAAAAGAAAGGTACTATCAAGAAGAGAGTGAAAGAAAG GCAATGGCTGATCAGATAGAGCAAATGGGagtattgattgaaaataatcaaaag CAACTTGAGGCTTTGCAAGACAAGTATAATGCCCAACTCCAGCAATCTGAAGACCTTAGCAAGAAGCTTGAAGCTGCAGAG AAAAGTTTGGAGCATACCAGTAAGTTACTTGCCACCTCAAAGGAAAATTTGAGGCATGCCCAATACAGTCTCAAAGAAAAGGACTTCATTGTATCAGAACAGAAGAAAGCTG AAAGTGCTTTGGCACAGCAAGCCCACACCCTTCAATCTCAGCTGGAGAAATCTATCAGTGATAACACATCACTTTTTTCTAAAATAG CTAGAGAAGACAAACTAAATACCGCAAATAGATCTGTTGTAAACAATTTTCATGTGGATCTCAGTGAAAAGATCCGTGCCCTATGTGGAACAGTTGTTACATCTCTAGAACAACAGAACAAACACCTTCAATGTGTTGAGAATCTATGTGAGTCTTGTCTGGAGTTCCATGACAAG GCATTTTCAGAACTCAAGAAAAAAGTCACCACTTCAAGGACTTTATATAATTCTCATATGGAGGCGGTTCAAAATATAGTTCGGCTGCATAATGCAAGCACAAATGCAAGCCTAGAGGAGATACTCTCCTTGACATCGGGCAATTTTTGTTCTATTGATCAA CTATTGACTTTAGGGTCAGGGGAAGCTAATCTGATATTTGAAGATCTGCATGGTGCATTGTCCAGCCACCGAGGAGAGATAGCACATTTTGCCCATGAATTGCGAGAG AGATTTCATAATATTCTAGATCGTACAAAGCAGATGTCCAGCTTTGTGGTTGGGCTACTTGGCATGCTTGGTAAAGAAGTGAAGGATCTTGAAAATCATTCT AGCCATGCCCACGAAGTTCAAGCTAAGAGCATTGCTGATTTTCAGAAGGAATATGAG GATCAATCCAAACGTGAATCTGAGAATCTTcttgcaaatataaaaaatctagtGTCGGAGCACATGCACAGACAGAAAGAACTG GTCGGCATCAGGCTTAATAGTCTAAGAGACGCTGCTGTTGAGAATAAAGGATTTTTGGAAGGTTACATATCTATAATGGAAGGAGTAACAACAGATGCCAAGAGAAAATGGGAAGAATTTTCCATTAAGGCAGAAAATGACAGCAAAGACGGATCTGATTTCTCGGCTGCCAAGCACTGTCGAATGGAACAACAGCTCCAGCAGTG TGTAAATGCGGTTGATGCTGCTTCTGAGCAATGGAAGAAAAGTCATGCTGCTGTCAGTGAGTTGAGTAACAAGCATACCCAGGAAATGGAAGCGCTTGTCAG GAGTGCAATTGAGATCAATGAACAGCACGATGCTGAGGTTTCTTCAGCTCGCGAGGCGGTAGAAGAGGACGTGATGAAGAGTAACAAAGAACTCCTTGGGCATTTTGAGA GTGTTTTGGAGCATGAACGTGAATGCAAATCAGAGGTTTTGGCAGCAGTGGAGGCTCATTCCGGAACGTTGAGACAATTGCATGAAGCTCATAATAACCAGGCAGAGGTGATCCAACGGAATGCCCATGACACCTTCCAAGACAGATACATG GACTATGAACCGAGTGGAGAGACTCCAATAAGGTCAGAACCAGAATtgccaagcaaagcggcgatCGAATCTCTGCGAGCCATGCCCATTGACAGCTTAATGGAGGAGTTCCGGGAAAACAACCCATACGAGTCTGGCAAGGAGAAGGCTTCACTCATACCACGCTCACCTCTCATCCAACTCAACTGA